A region of Chitinophaga horti DNA encodes the following proteins:
- a CDS encoding exopolysaccharide transport family protein, with amino-acid sequence MDLIYLFKSLLRRKWLIIGSTILAVVLAFLLTMNEKKLYRSYAQMATGFTTASSQVKLQDAGFNIYEIDVKFNNVVESFRSPKVIGMISYQLMIHDLENPKPYRTLSSEDKETERGLKIDRNKMLAALHDHYNKEKLLSSFDNEERKYLELIKLYKYDLENIRKLLYVDRVQRTDFVNIEFNSGNPELSAFVVNQICQEFLRNHESSRSQQNVQSISTLKTLVDQKRAELDSNLAILRVRGGVDVSVESTSKLTQVSTFETRLADERNLLNMARNSLDEIEGRLREMERTNTTTTTGSSSSANLEYVRVKAQRDQVLAEYVNKGSNDPELYARYQKLAKEAQVKLNAINSNSGGAIGSPGVETKASLLQKKSDLEVQIKSAEQNIASYNSRIGSLNSSVNFAAQRNADNLAMQKQVELAQAEYENVKSRYDAALNNKVAPMDDFRQTLFGQPAVEPEPSKRVIILGFAGMTMFVFCCIAIIFMEYVDVSIKTPSQYLRTMDLKMIGVISRLGGKKPSVAEAFEAEADKKKKTGAEFREQLRKIRYVIEQSGHKIYLVTSARKGEGKTTVIKALAKSLSLSHKKVLLIDANFPNNTLTQSFEAQPTLEDFTAQDNNVSFQKMSASVSQTDIPNVDIIGCKGGDYTPTEVLGENNLLRYAQLLSTGYDYIFIEGPALNGRADSRELVRYADSVISVVSARSSVKQTDKESLAFLKDLKEKYTGAVLNNVEPGNIDL; translated from the coding sequence ATGGATCTTATTTATTTATTTAAGTCGCTGCTTCGCCGGAAATGGCTGATTATAGGCAGTACGATCTTAGCTGTAGTCCTCGCGTTTCTGTTAACCATGAATGAGAAAAAGCTGTATCGCTCCTATGCCCAAATGGCGACAGGCTTCACGACCGCTTCCAGCCAGGTGAAACTGCAGGATGCGGGCTTTAACATTTATGAGATTGATGTGAAGTTCAACAACGTGGTTGAATCTTTCCGCTCCCCCAAAGTTATCGGCATGATTTCCTATCAGCTGATGATCCACGACCTCGAAAATCCAAAACCTTACAGAACACTTTCCAGTGAAGACAAGGAAACCGAACGTGGATTGAAGATCGACCGCAATAAAATGCTGGCCGCACTTCACGATCATTATAATAAGGAGAAGCTGCTGAGCTCTTTCGATAACGAGGAGCGCAAATACCTGGAGCTGATCAAATTATACAAATACGATCTTGAGAACATCCGTAAGCTCCTGTATGTTGACAGGGTGCAGCGTACGGACTTTGTAAATATTGAGTTCAACTCGGGTAACCCGGAACTTTCTGCATTTGTGGTAAACCAGATCTGTCAGGAGTTTTTGAGGAACCACGAGTCTTCCCGCTCTCAGCAGAACGTACAGTCTATCTCCACCTTAAAAACCCTGGTTGACCAGAAGAGAGCTGAACTGGACTCGAACCTGGCCATCCTGAGGGTGCGTGGTGGCGTAGACGTATCTGTAGAAAGCACCAGCAAACTGACGCAGGTGTCTACGTTCGAAACCCGCCTGGCCGATGAGCGTAACCTGTTGAACATGGCGCGCAACAGCCTCGATGAAATTGAAGGCCGCCTGCGCGAAATGGAGCGTACGAACACCACGACTACTACCGGTTCCAGCTCCAGCGCGAACCTGGAGTACGTAAGGGTGAAAGCGCAACGCGACCAGGTACTGGCAGAATATGTAAATAAAGGTTCTAACGATCCTGAATTGTATGCCCGTTACCAGAAACTGGCAAAAGAGGCCCAGGTGAAACTGAATGCCATCAACAGTAATAGCGGCGGCGCCATAGGCTCACCCGGTGTAGAAACCAAAGCCAGCTTACTGCAGAAGAAATCTGACCTGGAAGTACAGATCAAAAGTGCGGAACAGAACATCGCTTCTTACAATTCCCGCATCGGTTCACTGAACTCCAGCGTAAACTTCGCAGCGCAACGTAATGCCGACAACCTGGCCATGCAGAAACAGGTAGAGCTGGCCCAGGCCGAATATGAAAACGTCAAATCCCGCTACGATGCGGCGCTGAATAACAAGGTGGCTCCGATGGACGACTTCCGTCAGACGTTATTCGGCCAGCCTGCGGTTGAGCCGGAGCCTTCCAAACGTGTGATCATCCTCGGTTTTGCGGGTATGACCATGTTCGTGTTCTGCTGTATCGCGATCATCTTTATGGAGTATGTGGACGTGTCTATCAAAACACCTTCGCAGTACCTGAGGACCATGGACCTGAAAATGATCGGTGTGATCAGCCGCCTGGGCGGTAAGAAGCCTTCCGTAGCAGAAGCTTTCGAGGCAGAAGCTGATAAAAAGAAAAAGACCGGCGCCGAGTTCAGGGAGCAGCTGCGTAAGATCCGTTACGTGATCGAACAAAGCGGCCATAAAATTTACCTGGTAACCAGCGCACGTAAAGGCGAAGGTAAAACCACGGTGATTAAAGCCCTGGCGAAGTCTCTCAGCCTGAGCCACAAGAAAGTCTTATTGATCGATGCCAACTTCCCGAACAATACGCTCACACAAAGCTTCGAGGCGCAGCCAACACTCGAGGATTTTACCGCTCAGGATAACAACGTGAGCTTCCAGAAAATGAGCGCTTCCGTTAGCCAGACCGATATCCCGAACGTTGACATTATCGGTTGTAAAGGTGGCGACTACACGCCTACCGAGGTGTTGGGCGAAAACAACCTGTTGCGTTATGCACAACTGCTTTCTACCGGGTACGACTATATTTTTATCGAAGGGCCTGCGCTGAATGGCCGCGCGGATAGCCGCGAGCTGGTGCGTTACGCAGACTCCGTTATTTCTGTTGTATCAGCAAGGTCCAGCGTGAAACAAACCGATAAAGAATCGCTTGCATTCCTGAAAGATTTAAAAGAGAAATACACCGGCGCCGTTTTGAACAACGTTGAGCCGGGCAACATCGATCTGTAA
- a CDS encoding acyltransferase family protein, with protein MKIKLFNYEVVNQSRLPWVDYARGIAIILVLYRHIYEGISRAGLSDQKFAYLEHANIIFYSFRMPLFFILSGIFIGKSLSKRSVQTLISTKFNTLFWPYLVWSLLQVTLQLLLSNYVNADRTLNDYWYIFVFPRRIDQFWYLYALFNVSVLYIITREKFKFQVWHQLVLGAVAFGVSSWLSVNKIDLGFGYDLLHYYVFFALGDLISDKLLNKEMYAKYASWKTFAILLPVFIIGQYYFLEKNLAMGDYEYVEAFQPVIFVLIAVSGCAFMANLAFILQKFNVMQWLRWIGFHSLYIYVSHVLVASATRVILVKAGITYVPLMLAICLVLALIIPIIVYNVAVSVGAWWLYSLEKPKESKPVTVTPKQQPV; from the coding sequence ATGAAAATTAAGTTGTTTAACTACGAGGTTGTGAACCAAAGCCGGCTTCCCTGGGTTGATTACGCCCGGGGGATAGCGATCATCCTTGTGTTATATCGTCATATTTATGAAGGTATTTCGCGGGCGGGGCTCTCCGACCAGAAGTTTGCTTATCTCGAGCATGCCAATATTATATTTTATAGCTTCAGGATGCCGCTGTTCTTTATCCTTTCGGGTATTTTCATCGGCAAAAGTCTTAGTAAAAGAAGTGTGCAAACACTGATCAGTACTAAGTTCAACACCCTCTTCTGGCCTTACCTGGTGTGGTCGCTGCTGCAGGTTACCCTGCAATTGCTGCTTTCCAACTACGTAAATGCCGACCGTACGCTTAACGACTACTGGTACATCTTTGTGTTCCCACGGAGGATCGACCAGTTCTGGTATCTGTACGCGTTATTCAACGTATCAGTGCTATACATCATTACCCGCGAAAAGTTTAAGTTCCAGGTGTGGCACCAGCTTGTACTCGGTGCGGTTGCATTCGGTGTATCGAGCTGGTTATCGGTAAACAAGATCGATCTTGGATTTGGATATGATCTGCTGCATTATTACGTGTTCTTCGCGCTGGGCGATCTTATCTCCGACAAGTTGCTGAATAAGGAAATGTACGCGAAGTACGCTTCCTGGAAGACATTCGCGATACTGCTACCTGTCTTTATCATCGGACAGTACTACTTCCTGGAAAAGAACCTGGCGATGGGCGACTATGAATACGTGGAAGCTTTTCAGCCGGTAATATTTGTATTGATCGCCGTTTCCGGCTGTGCGTTTATGGCCAACCTGGCGTTTATCCTGCAAAAGTTTAACGTGATGCAGTGGCTACGCTGGATAGGGTTCCATTCCCTGTATATTTATGTATCGCACGTATTGGTGGCTTCGGCTACCCGCGTAATACTGGTGAAGGCCGGCATCACCTATGTGCCGCTGATGCTGGCCATTTGCCTGGTGTTGGCGCTCATCATACCGATCATTGTTTACAACGTGGCTGTTTCTGTGGGCGCCTGGTGGCTGTATAGCCTGGAGAAGCCGAAGGAAAGTAAGCCGGTAACCGTTACGCCCAAACAACAACCTGTTTAA
- a CDS encoding flippase, whose protein sequence is MSEKKYAYWLKSGVYSGLQKLTVVLFGFGTVMLLTRSTDPADMGVWSLFLIFIGYIETIRSSLIKNAVIKYLNSSEKSEHVYVNSAALCLNIAITVAMAALLAAFILPLSIYLNAPALTQVIYIFLPGLLLLIPFSHFEWVQNANADFKGVFWAYMIRQGTSFVLIVADYLIHKHVTLLSLIIYYNAGIVLGTIISYFFARRFLLKQFRYSSKWLSTMWHFGKYVFGTNLSASVFRNTDQFIVSSLHGTGIVALYGVCVRISNLVDVPSQVLGDILFPKSAEVMKSGDLNKVKFYYEKAVGVVMAICIPGSLFIFLFPKFVLLVVGGDKYVEAAQLLQLTMAYGLFLPFIKQFGTIMDSTGAPKVNFLVMTVTAIVNIGICSVFARQFGIPGAAIGTMTSYFLCFLVTSAILHKRFNASIINCFRYMFQFYPEAYQLFQQRFLLKLKAR, encoded by the coding sequence ATGAGTGAAAAAAAGTATGCATATTGGTTGAAATCAGGCGTGTATAGCGGCCTCCAGAAACTGACAGTCGTGCTGTTCGGTTTCGGTACCGTTATGCTCCTCACCCGCTCTACCGATCCGGCAGATATGGGTGTGTGGAGCCTGTTCCTGATATTCATAGGTTACATAGAAACCATTCGCAGTTCTCTTATTAAGAACGCGGTGATCAAATACCTGAACAGCAGTGAGAAGTCGGAACACGTGTATGTAAATTCCGCGGCGCTCTGTCTGAATATAGCCATTACCGTAGCAATGGCCGCATTACTTGCCGCTTTTATATTGCCATTAAGCATTTACCTGAACGCGCCTGCGCTCACACAGGTGATTTATATCTTTTTACCCGGATTATTGTTACTGATCCCCTTCTCTCACTTTGAATGGGTGCAGAACGCCAACGCCGACTTTAAGGGCGTGTTTTGGGCTTACATGATCCGCCAGGGTACTTCGTTTGTGCTGATTGTGGCAGATTACCTGATCCATAAACATGTGACGTTGCTGTCGCTCATTATTTACTATAATGCGGGCATCGTGCTGGGAACGATCATCTCTTACTTCTTTGCGCGTAGGTTCCTGTTGAAGCAGTTTCGTTACAGCAGCAAGTGGTTATCTACCATGTGGCATTTTGGTAAGTATGTTTTTGGTACGAACCTGAGTGCGTCTGTATTCCGCAACACCGACCAGTTTATTGTGTCGTCGTTGCATGGTACAGGCATTGTGGCGTTATATGGCGTTTGTGTACGTATCTCTAACCTGGTGGACGTGCCTTCGCAGGTGTTGGGCGACATCCTCTTTCCAAAAAGTGCGGAGGTGATGAAGTCGGGCGACCTTAACAAGGTAAAGTTTTATTATGAAAAGGCAGTTGGGGTGGTGATGGCGATCTGTATTCCGGGCAGCCTGTTTATCTTCCTGTTCCCGAAATTTGTGCTGCTGGTCGTTGGTGGTGATAAATATGTAGAAGCCGCGCAACTGTTGCAGCTGACCATGGCATACGGCTTGTTCCTGCCGTTCATTAAGCAGTTCGGTACTATCATGGACTCTACCGGTGCGCCTAAAGTCAACTTCCTGGTGATGACGGTTACAGCAATAGTAAACATCGGTATCTGTAGTGTTTTTGCCCGTCAGTTCGGCATTCCCGGTGCGGCTATCGGTACGATGACGTCTTATTTCCTTTGCTTCCTGGTGACGTCGGCTATTCTGCATAAGCGGTTTAATGCGAGCATTATCAACTGTTTCCGGTACATGTTCCAGTTTTATCCTGAAGCGTACCAGTTATTTCAACAAAGGTTTTTACTTAAACTGAAAGCAAGATGA
- a CDS encoding glycosyltransferase, giving the protein MITGRDIIVVGLQSWDISIGSNCKNIAWELAKHNRVLYVNRALDRISAIRLKHEPDIHNRIQSLKGITPAIQQIAPQLWTLNPITLLESMNWVPGSAFFDWFNRINNRRIATEINKATKEMGFSNVILFNDNDFFRGFYLPEMLNNISSTIYYIRDNLTSQPYFAKQGKRLEPLLMAKSDMVVANSAYLRDVAAQYNPRSYDIGQGCEFDIFVPDNFPDKPAEMAGLKGPVVGYVGALLTSRLDIAIIEHIAQQRRDWNIVLVGPEDEGFKASALHGMQNVVFTGNKSVKELPAYIAHFDVCINPQVLNDMTIGNYPRKVDEYLAMGKPVVATATAAMEMFRPYTWLCKDAAAYVSAIESILNTPADPAKAAERRSFALSHTWENSVEAMSRYFEGLKQTRQRAAALSNQ; this is encoded by the coding sequence ATGATAACAGGAAGGGATATAATCGTTGTTGGACTGCAATCCTGGGATATCAGCATCGGCAGTAACTGTAAAAACATTGCCTGGGAGCTGGCTAAACACAACCGCGTGTTGTACGTAAACCGCGCGCTGGACAGGATTTCGGCTATCCGCCTGAAACATGAGCCGGATATACACAATCGTATCCAAAGTCTGAAAGGTATTACGCCCGCCATTCAGCAGATAGCACCGCAGTTATGGACGTTGAACCCGATCACCCTGCTCGAATCCATGAACTGGGTGCCGGGCAGTGCATTCTTCGATTGGTTCAACCGCATCAACAACCGCCGTATCGCGACGGAAATTAATAAAGCCACGAAAGAAATGGGGTTCAGTAACGTGATCCTCTTTAACGATAACGACTTCTTCAGGGGATTTTATCTGCCTGAAATGCTGAATAACATCAGCAGCACCATCTATTATATACGCGACAATCTCACCAGCCAGCCTTATTTCGCGAAGCAGGGCAAACGCCTGGAGCCATTGCTGATGGCCAAGTCCGACATGGTAGTGGCCAATTCCGCTTACCTGCGGGATGTTGCCGCTCAGTACAATCCCCGCTCCTACGACATTGGCCAGGGCTGTGAGTTTGATATATTTGTGCCAGACAATTTCCCCGACAAACCGGCGGAGATGGCTGGTTTGAAAGGGCCGGTAGTCGGGTATGTAGGTGCCTTGCTCACGTCCCGCCTGGATATTGCGATCATCGAACATATCGCACAGCAGCGCCGGGACTGGAATATTGTGCTGGTTGGGCCGGAAGATGAAGGTTTCAAGGCCAGCGCCCTGCACGGTATGCAGAATGTGGTCTTTACCGGTAACAAGTCAGTGAAGGAATTACCGGCCTACATCGCGCATTTCGATGTGTGCATCAACCCGCAGGTATTGAATGATATGACCATTGGTAACTATCCCCGCAAGGTAGATGAGTACCTGGCCATGGGCAAACCTGTCGTAGCAACTGCCACCGCCGCTATGGAAATGTTCCGGCCATACACCTGGTTGTGTAAAGATGCGGCAGCGTATGTATCGGCGATCGAAAGCATCCTCAATACGCCGGCCGACCCGGCAAAGGCGGCGGAAAGAAGAAGTTTCGCGCTGTCACATACCTGGGAGAACAGTGTGGAGGCGATGAGCCGTTACTTTGAAGGGCTCAAACAAACCCGCCAGCGGGCAGCTGCGCTAAGTAATCAATAA
- a CDS encoding O-antigen ligase family protein: protein MSNSLTDKKFSLVTWVKDVLTEHFRIRKFNSPLGYLFIAFVTIVITFAIAKINFLVGAGVMGLLIGGGMVLVCLFDTKWGFYISTASSFFVFYFNRMINDVAPVGVVIDIFITITFVGIYFKKTMAKGKYWEHSKNPITYVYFLMIAFLVIEAFNPSMLGLGGWIFSFRKFLNFIMIYFTALHVFKSMDDVKQFIKIYLILCVICGVYGCFQEWHGLLGFESHWVMSDPLKWRLYFQGGTIRKWSLLSDPTSYGMLMANAAILALILAMGPASRRQRIYYVVGSMFMLMGMAYSGTRTATAMIPAGLVLFVLMTITSKKTLAFAISFLVLFIVIIFGPIHSNGTINRIRSTFEFSEDESFNIRDVNRHYIQPYMWRHPLGGGLSTTGVQGEVYNPGHELAGFPPDSGYLKAALETGPLGLLLTCIVYFVVLQVGIRNYYRTKDPVIRSYYVGIISTTFAIIVAHYAQVAIGQIPGAFLFYGSAAAMVKMRSFDQTKKEEETQPETSIL, encoded by the coding sequence GTGAGCAACTCTCTTACCGATAAGAAATTTTCCCTCGTCACCTGGGTGAAGGATGTGCTTACAGAGCATTTCAGGATACGCAAGTTCAACTCCCCGTTGGGATACCTGTTCATTGCGTTTGTGACGATCGTGATCACTTTCGCTATCGCCAAGATCAACTTCCTGGTAGGTGCAGGTGTAATGGGACTGTTAATTGGCGGCGGCATGGTACTGGTTTGCCTGTTCGATACCAAGTGGGGCTTTTATATATCCACCGCCTCGTCGTTTTTCGTCTTCTACTTCAATAGAATGATCAACGACGTAGCGCCCGTAGGGGTCGTGATAGATATCTTTATCACCATTACATTCGTAGGGATCTACTTTAAGAAAACGATGGCGAAGGGTAAGTATTGGGAACATTCAAAAAACCCGATCACCTACGTTTATTTCCTCATGATCGCTTTCCTGGTGATCGAGGCGTTTAACCCGTCAATGTTAGGTTTAGGGGGATGGATATTCTCTTTCCGTAAGTTCCTGAACTTCATTATGATCTACTTTACAGCGCTCCACGTGTTCAAATCCATGGACGATGTAAAGCAGTTTATCAAGATATACCTCATTCTCTGCGTGATCTGCGGCGTATATGGTTGTTTCCAGGAATGGCACGGCCTGCTGGGCTTTGAGTCGCATTGGGTAATGAGTGATCCGCTGAAGTGGCGTTTATATTTCCAGGGTGGCACTATCCGCAAATGGTCGCTGCTCTCCGACCCTACCTCTTATGGTATGTTGATGGCGAATGCAGCCATTCTTGCCCTTATATTGGCCATGGGCCCGGCGAGCCGCAGGCAGCGTATCTACTACGTGGTAGGAAGTATGTTCATGCTGATGGGCATGGCCTATTCCGGCACGCGTACCGCTACGGCCATGATACCTGCGGGCCTGGTGCTTTTCGTGCTGATGACCATCACCAGCAAAAAGACCCTTGCCTTCGCGATTTCCTTCCTGGTATTGTTTATTGTGATCATCTTCGGACCTATTCACAGTAATGGCACTATCAACAGGATCAGGAGTACCTTTGAGTTTTCGGAAGATGAGTCATTTAATATCCGCGACGTAAACCGTCACTACATACAGCCTTACATGTGGCGCCACCCGCTGGGCGGAGGCTTGTCTACCACCGGCGTGCAGGGTGAAGTGTACAATCCTGGGCACGAGCTGGCTGGTTTTCCTCCAGATAGTGGTTACCTGAAAGCTGCGCTGGAAACTGGTCCGTTAGGGCTGTTGCTGACCTGTATCGTATACTTCGTGGTACTACAGGTAGGAATCCGTAACTATTATCGAACGAAAGATCCGGTGATAAGATCTTATTATGTAGGAATTATCTCCACTACTTTCGCTATTATTGTCGCGCATTACGCCCAGGTGGCGATCGGGCAGATACCGGGAGCGTTCCTGTTTTATGGATCTGCCGCGGCCATGGTGAAGATGCGATCGTTCGATCAAACTAAAAAAGAAGAAGAAACTCAACCTGAAACATCAATACTATAA
- a CDS encoding TolC family protein: MKKVSVILCLALSCSVTVLAQTPNTGTPPAVQTDIREKLVQLALKHPTLKETDALKSKYQASIRKVNSTWLDMIVVGVNLNEVTTGQLDQNQFGNLYFPLWNVGINVPLGSFFGKPAEKKMARMDVQMAVAKRESQELTIRATVLTRYEDYLLKKELLRLQSEMTEDDLAAFTQAEQKFTTGAIDYDAYSGASKRYNAELVKKITLERDLAVAVIELEEMIGVKLEEALAQK; encoded by the coding sequence ATGAAAAAAGTATCGGTTATTTTGTGCCTGGCCCTTTCCTGCTCGGTGACAGTGCTCGCTCAGACACCCAATACAGGTACCCCTCCTGCCGTACAAACCGACATTCGCGAAAAGCTGGTACAACTCGCACTAAAACACCCCACCCTTAAAGAAACGGATGCGCTGAAGTCCAAGTACCAGGCCAGCATCAGAAAAGTAAATTCTACCTGGCTGGATATGATCGTGGTAGGTGTCAACTTAAACGAAGTAACCACCGGCCAGCTGGACCAAAACCAATTTGGTAACCTTTACTTCCCGCTTTGGAACGTAGGTATCAACGTTCCCTTAGGCTCCTTTTTCGGTAAACCAGCCGAAAAGAAAATGGCCAGGATGGACGTACAGATGGCAGTAGCCAAAAGAGAATCACAGGAACTCACCATTCGCGCTACAGTGCTTACCCGTTACGAAGATTACCTGCTGAAGAAAGAACTGCTTCGCCTGCAGTCAGAAATGACAGAAGACGACCTGGCAGCCTTTACCCAGGCAGAACAGAAGTTCACTACCGGCGCCATCGATTACGATGCATACAGTGGCGCTTCTAAACGCTACAACGCTGAACTGGTGAAAAAAATCACCCTCGAAAGAGACTTGGCCGTAGCGGTGATAGAGCTGGAAGAAATGATTGGCGTGAAGCTCGAAGAAGCGCTGGCTCAAAAATAA
- a CDS encoding prolyl oligopeptidase family serine peptidase — MKRRLAALLLMLPVFAVAQKHQQKVDVQLTPWHNNGALVQLPDDYDAGNNRYPLILFLHGKSKSGTNISKLALEGIPYWLDKGAKLDAVNPVDGKQYKFIIVCPQALEWGLTPVQVNFVLDQVIKRYRVDTSRIYLTGYSAGGWATIMAITENAAITKRFAAAVPMSPSAIDPPNEKRFKLVADAGVHCWYFGGEEEITFLENSQRYTDSTNKYGPGLARTTVTPYRHCCWKDLYDPAFRQEGMNIYEWMLQYRKEP, encoded by the coding sequence ATGAAGAGACGGTTGGCAGCGCTGTTGCTTATGTTGCCTGTATTCGCAGTCGCACAAAAGCATCAGCAAAAAGTGGATGTTCAGCTCACACCCTGGCACAACAACGGTGCCCTGGTGCAACTGCCCGACGACTACGACGCCGGCAATAACCGCTATCCCCTTATCCTGTTCCTGCATGGCAAGAGTAAATCCGGCACGAATATCAGCAAACTGGCGCTGGAAGGTATTCCCTACTGGCTGGACAAAGGGGCTAAGTTAGATGCCGTTAATCCGGTTGATGGTAAGCAGTATAAGTTCATTATCGTTTGTCCGCAGGCGTTAGAATGGGGCCTGACGCCCGTTCAGGTGAACTTTGTGCTGGACCAGGTGATCAAACGTTACCGGGTAGATACTTCCCGCATATACCTTACCGGTTATAGCGCCGGCGGTTGGGCTACGATCATGGCTATTACCGAGAATGCCGCTATCACCAAACGTTTCGCCGCAGCCGTACCGATGTCGCCCTCAGCGATTGATCCGCCTAACGAGAAGCGTTTTAAACTGGTGGCAGATGCAGGTGTTCATTGCTGGTACTTTGGCGGTGAGGAAGAAATAACGTTCCTGGAAAACAGCCAGCGTTACACAGATAGTACCAACAAGTACGGTCCTGGCCTGGCGAGAACGACGGTTACGCCGTACAGGCATTGCTGCTGGAAGGATTTATATGATCCGGCATTCCGGCAGGAAGGGATGAACATCTACGAGTGGATGTTACAATACAGGAAAGAACCATAA
- the metK gene encoding methionine adenosyltransferase: MPYLFTSESVSEGHPDKVADQISDALIDNFLAYDNSSKVACETLVTTGQVVLAGEVKSDAYLDVQDIAREVIRKIGYTKSEYMFEANSCGIFSAIHEQSPDINQGVERKSPEEQGAGDQGMMFGYATRETENYMPLALDLAHKLLLELAALRRENKDIKYLRPDAKSQVTIEYSDDNKPTRIDTIVISTQHDDFDEDNAMLAKIKEDMIKILVPRVKATLKPELQALFNDNITYHINPTGKFVIGGPHGDTGLTGRKIIVDTYGGKGAHGGGAFSGKDPSKVDRSAAYATRHIAKNLVAAGVADEILVQVSYAIGVAKPCGVFVNTHGTAKVGLNDGEIARKIEEIFDLRPYAIEQRLKLRNPIYSETAAYGHMGRESQTVTKTFNTGKKNEKKVEVELFTWEKLDYVEKVKAAFKL, from the coding sequence ATGCCTTACTTATTTACATCTGAATCTGTATCAGAAGGCCATCCGGACAAAGTAGCCGACCAGATCTCTGATGCACTGATCGATAACTTTCTCGCCTACGACAACAGCTCTAAAGTAGCATGTGAAACCCTGGTAACTACCGGTCAGGTAGTACTGGCAGGCGAAGTAAAATCCGACGCTTACCTGGACGTACAGGACATTGCCCGCGAAGTGATCCGCAAAATCGGTTACACGAAGAGCGAGTACATGTTCGAGGCTAACTCCTGCGGCATCTTCTCTGCCATTCACGAACAATCACCTGATATTAACCAGGGTGTTGAACGTAAAAGCCCCGAAGAACAAGGCGCTGGCGACCAGGGTATGATGTTTGGTTACGCTACGCGCGAAACCGAGAACTACATGCCGCTGGCTCTCGACCTCGCACACAAACTACTGCTGGAACTGGCTGCACTGCGTCGCGAAAATAAAGATATCAAATACCTCCGCCCTGATGCCAAGTCACAGGTAACGATCGAGTATTCTGACGATAATAAACCAACAAGGATCGACACGATCGTAATCTCTACCCAGCACGATGACTTCGACGAAGACAACGCCATGCTGGCCAAGATTAAAGAAGACATGATCAAGATCCTGGTGCCACGCGTTAAAGCAACCCTGAAACCTGAGTTACAGGCGTTGTTCAACGACAACATCACTTATCACATCAACCCAACCGGTAAATTCGTAATCGGTGGTCCGCACGGCGATACTGGTCTTACAGGCCGTAAAATCATCGTGGATACTTACGGTGGTAAAGGTGCACACGGTGGTGGTGCCTTCTCCGGTAAAGATCCTTCCAAAGTTGACCGCTCTGCTGCTTACGCTACCCGCCACATCGCTAAAAACCTGGTGGCTGCTGGTGTTGCAGACGAAATACTGGTACAGGTATCTTACGCTATCGGCGTAGCTAAACCTTGCGGCGTTTTCGTAAACACGCACGGTACAGCGAAAGTAGGCCTGAACGATGGTGAGATCGCAAGAAAGATCGAAGAGATCTTTGACCTGCGCCCTTACGCTATCGAACAACGCCTGAAGCTGCGCAACCCGATCTACAGTGAAACAGCTGCTTACGGTCACATGGGCCGCGAAAGCCAGACGGTTACTAAAACTTTCAACACGGGCAAAAAGAACGAGAAGAAAGTGGAAGTAGAACTGTTTACCTGGGAGAAACTGGACTACGTAGAAAAAGTGAAAGCAGCATTCAAACTGTAA